One genomic region from Fictibacillus marinisediminis encodes:
- a CDS encoding sugar-binding transcriptional regulator, which translates to MNRSTYEENLIVKVAWHYYKNNLTQNEIAELLDLSRNKIVRMLEKARSDGIVQFNIRGNGINCLSTERDVIETFGLSDAFIIPTPASNLSDSLAKAAAQYLESTLTSEQLLGIGWGEAVTRTLQHLSLDPAANVSIVTLTGGVNYYFQKKNYSLDGGLSKFQGRFHIIPAPFLASSQQMATSILSEPAVSDILELAGVSSVMLVGIGGLSSDATIIKEEKITLKEMTTIKKLNGVGDILGQFYNAAGELLTLPHHERRIGISISKLKGMKNVVGVAGGQTKIDAIYGALKGGYVQTLITDEESAIQLMKKEATKKEWMPS; encoded by the coding sequence ATGAACAGGTCCACTTATGAGGAGAATTTAATCGTAAAAGTAGCCTGGCACTACTATAAAAACAACCTGACACAAAATGAAATTGCCGAACTGCTGGATCTTTCCCGAAACAAGATCGTCCGTATGCTGGAAAAAGCTCGTTCTGACGGAATTGTTCAATTTAACATTCGAGGGAACGGAATCAACTGTTTGAGCACCGAAAGAGATGTTATAGAAACATTTGGTCTCTCCGATGCCTTCATTATTCCAACTCCTGCTTCCAACCTATCAGACTCCTTAGCAAAAGCGGCAGCACAATACCTTGAAAGCACCCTGACTTCCGAACAGCTTCTCGGGATTGGCTGGGGTGAAGCTGTTACACGTACACTGCAGCACCTGTCACTTGACCCGGCAGCCAATGTATCCATTGTTACGCTGACTGGCGGAGTCAACTATTATTTTCAAAAGAAAAATTATTCTCTTGATGGAGGGCTAAGCAAGTTTCAGGGCCGGTTTCATATTATCCCGGCACCATTTCTTGCCTCCTCTCAACAAATGGCCACAAGCATTCTTTCCGAGCCTGCTGTAAGCGATATCCTCGAGCTTGCAGGTGTTTCTTCTGTCATGCTCGTCGGAATTGGCGGATTATCATCAGATGCCACCATTATTAAAGAAGAAAAAATAACCTTAAAAGAAATGACGACAATCAAGAAACTGAATGGCGTCGGTGATATCCTCGGCCAATTTTACAATGCTGCCGGAGAACTCCTAACTCTCCCTCACCATGAACGCAGAATTGGAATATCCATCTCTAAACTAAAAGGAATGAAAAATGTGGTCGGAGTTGCAGGAGGACAAACGAAAATCGATGCCATTTACGGAGCATTGAAAGGCGGATATGTTCAAACTTTAATCACGGATGAAGAAAGTGCTATTCAATTAATGAAGAAGGAGGCGACAAAAAAAGAATGGATGCCATCCTAG